The DNA sequence AAACAGTTTCTGCCAGAATCCCTTTTAGAGCCTGTGCAAATCCCACAAGTTCTTCTTCGGGGATGATGAGAGGGGGTAAAAGGCGAAGGACTTTCTCCTGGGTCAGGTTGAGGACAAAGCCCTTTTTAAGCAGTTTGTTCCAGATCTCATGGCCGGGGATGGTGAGTTCTATGCCCAACATGAGGCCTGCGCCCCGAACTTCGGCTATTAAATCTGGAAATTCGTCTTTAATCTCTGAAAAGATGTTCAGGCAAAATTGTCCCTTATCCTTGGTTTGTTCTGCAAGGTTATCTCGAAGAATAATTTCAACAACCTTCTCTGCCACCTTGCAAATTAGGGCATTGCCCCCAAAAGTTGTCCCGTGACTGCCTGGGCCAAATGCCTCACTTATTTCTTGCGTGGTGAGCAGGGCCCCGATTGGCAGGCCGTTGCCTAGCGCTTTGGCTGAAGTAACAATGTCCGGTTTCAAATTGTAATGCTGATGCGCCCAGAATTTGCCGGTTCTGGCCAACCCTGTCTGCACTTCGTCAATAATAAAGAGCAAATCATTTTCACGGCAGATATTCTGAACCTGCACAAGGTATTCAGAGTGTAGCGGCCTAACTCCACCCTCCCCCTGAATGACTTCCAGCATAATGGCCGCAGTGTGTTCACTTATGCCATTTTTCAAAGCCGTAATGTCATTAAAAGGAACGATTTTAAATCCTGTAGGGTAGGGTGAAAACCCTTCTTTTAGTTTGTCCTGGCCTGTAGCGGTCAAAGTGGCCAGGGTCCGGCCGTGAAAGGAGCCAGCTAAGGTTATGATTTCAAATTTATCCTTGTTTTTTATTTTTTGCATGTATCGCCTGGCCAGCTTAATGGCCCCTTCATTGGCCTCTGCCCCGGAATTACAGAAAAAGGCTCGGTTCAGATGAGTTGTACCCAGTAATCTTTCCGCCAGGCCTAATTGTTCTTCTTGATAAAACAAGTTGCTAACGTGGATGAGCTTTTCAGCCTGTTCTTTTATCACCTGCACAATTTCAGGGTGACTGTGGCCTAAATTGCACACAGAGATGCCAGCCAGCAGGTCAATATACTCCTGACCATCAAAATCATACAACTTATATCCTTTGGCTTTTTTTACAGCCAGTGGATAGCGTCCATAGGTGGGACAATGAAGTTTTTTTTCTTTGGTTTTTATTATGTTAAATTTGTTCATAGGTGAGTGTTTAAGCCCATCAATTTATATGGTCAAGCTGAATTTTAGCGGCTTTCCTGGTTGTGCTGGGCTGTATGTGGGTTTCATATTGAAACATCTTTGATGCATGATGTTTGAGGCTTAGCCGTAAGGGATTACGCTATTTTTATTTTTTCTCCTTTTCAAAATGAACTTTATCTTTTTGTCGGTCGAGAGAGGGGGATAGGTTTCTTGTTTTAGTCTGGTTGCTGAAAGACGCAGCTTGTAATTTGTTTCAAGGTTCGACATAACGAAGTCACTGTAAAAAAATGCTTTTGACAGCATACTTTACTTTTAAGGGCTGATGAAGCTCAGAGGCTTAAATACGTTATTTGGTTTTAAGCTATTTAGAGGTTCAGCATTAAAGGGACGCAAACAAGCCTGTCTGTGTATTGTACGCGGACAGGCTTTATTTGTTGGCGTTGATCCGTTTCAAAATGAAAAAAAAATGCGTCCAGACAAGTTGTTGTAGGATAAAAATAGATATTATTGTTAATATTTTCAGTTAATTATGAGCATGGCATGTTGTATGCTTATAGGGTGTTCATGGAAAAAATTTTAGTCCCTATTTGGCCGAATCAGGATGATATATGGGTGACTGTCCATGGAATGCAGCTTGCCAGAAGGATCAATGCCCAGCTTTTTTTGTTGGAATTTTTGGACAGTAAACAGACAACGCATACATTGCCCGATAATAATGGCGGTGATAGAGCTGTCATTATTAAATCTCTGGTTATGGATGCAAAAAAGGGGGGAGTAAGAAGTGTATATTATAATGTGAATGGAGAATTTCATACTGAAGTCATAAAATATATTAAGGAGCATAACATTAGTATAGTAGTACTGGAGTTGCCTGAAAGAAAAGTCGGTAAACATGCTAATGATATCTTGATGTTGGTTAAAAAACTGATGGAAACTAATGAATGTAAAATTGAATTTGTCAAGCATCATTGTTGAAAAGGAGGGAAAAAAGGAATGCTTCACATGTATTTGCCCATTGCTGGAAACAGCGTGAATGTTTTTTTGATTTTTGGTCTGGGTGGATTGGTAGGGCTACTTTCTGGTATTTTTGGTGTTGGGGGAGGTTTTTTGATGACTCCCTTGCTTATTATGTTTGGTATTCCTCCAACTGTGGCTGCAGCATCCGATTCCAATCAGATCGTGGGCGCGTCAACTTCAGGTACATTAGCACACTATCGTCTGGGTAATGTTGATATGAAAATGGGGGTGTTGCTGCTTATTGGTGGTGTGTTGGGAGGTGCTATAGGCGTTCAGGTTATTAAAGTGCTCAGGGCTCTCGGTAATGCTGATTTTTTGATCAATATTACTTATGTTATTATGCTTGGCTTTGTTGGAACGTACATGTTTATTGAGAGCTTGCAAAATTTACGCAAAAGTAAAGTTAAGACATCCGACAAGTCTTTGGAAAGCACTCCAAAAGAATCTATTTATATAAAATTTATGAAAACACTCCCTTTTCAAACTACTTTTGAAAAATCAGGCGTGACAATGTCAATGTTAATGCCTCTCATCTTAGGAACGTTTGTTGGTATTCTGGCTGCCATAATGGGAGTTGGTGGTGGTTTTATCATGGTTCCTGTCATGGTTTATCTGCTCAGAATGCCGATGCATGTAGTCGTAGGAACAAGTCTGTTTCAGATTTTATTTACATGTATTAATGTTACGATTATGCAATCATATACAAACCATACGGTTGATTTTGTTCTAGCGTTGCTTTTATTACTTGGTTCCACGGTAGGAGCACAATTTGGTACAAGGATTAGTAAAAAATTGAAGGGTGACCAATTAAAAATTATTTTGGCATCGCTTGTATTGCTTGTTATGGTAAAGATGTTGTTCAGTTTGTTGTTGCCACCT is a window from the Desulfovulcanus ferrireducens genome containing:
- a CDS encoding sulfite exporter TauE/SafE family protein, whose product is MLHMYLPIAGNSVNVFLIFGLGGLVGLLSGIFGVGGGFLMTPLLIMFGIPPTVAAASDSNQIVGASTSGTLAHYRLGNVDMKMGVLLLIGGVLGGAIGVQVIKVLRALGNADFLINITYVIMLGFVGTYMFIESLQNLRKSKVKTSDKSLESTPKESIYIKFMKTLPFQTTFEKSGVTMSMLMPLILGTFVGILAAIMGVGGGFIMVPVMVYLLRMPMHVVVGTSLFQILFTCINVTIMQSYTNHTVDFVLALLLLLGSTVGAQFGTRISKKLKGDQLKIILASLVLLVMVKMLFSLLLPPSMLLSYAGGH
- a CDS encoding aspartate aminotransferase family protein; protein product: MNKFNIIKTKEKKLHCPTYGRYPLAVKKAKGYKLYDFDGQEYIDLLAGISVCNLGHSHPEIVQVIKEQAEKLIHVSNLFYQEEQLGLAERLLGTTHLNRAFFCNSGAEANEGAIKLARRYMQKIKNKDKFEIITLAGSFHGRTLATLTATGQDKLKEGFSPYPTGFKIVPFNDITALKNGISEHTAAIMLEVIQGEGGVRPLHSEYLVQVQNICRENDLLFIIDEVQTGLARTGKFWAHQHYNLKPDIVTSAKALGNGLPIGALLTTQEISEAFGPGSHGTTFGGNALICKVAEKVVEIILRDNLAEQTKDKGQFCLNIFSEIKDEFPDLIAEVRGAGLMLGIELTIPGHEIWNKLLKKGFVLNLTQEKVLRLLPPLIIPEEELVGFAQALKGILAETV